A single Crateriforma conspicua DNA region contains:
- a CDS encoding TadE/TadG family type IV pilus assembly protein has protein sequence MRQPKINRPRRIRTPRPADRRGAAMVEFAVVANVLFLVIFTCCEFARMNMVRNLTQDAAYFAARQAIVPGATAADAEVEAERLMSSMVGEGYTVSVAELGENSEEVSVTVSVDLDEVAFFTSMFMPSATIESTARMRTERYAGFYQPD, from the coding sequence ATGCGGCAACCAAAAATCAATCGCCCGCGTCGAATCCGCACGCCTCGTCCCGCCGATCGTCGCGGCGCCGCGATGGTGGAATTCGCCGTCGTGGCCAACGTCCTGTTCCTGGTCATCTTCACGTGTTGTGAATTCGCCCGCATGAACATGGTCCGCAACCTGACCCAAGACGCCGCCTACTTTGCCGCACGCCAAGCCATCGTGCCGGGCGCGACGGCCGCCGATGCGGAAGTCGAAGCCGAACGGTTGATGTCGTCGATGGTCGGCGAAGGTTACACCGTGAGCGTGGCGGAACTGGGCGAAAACAGCGAAGAAGTCAGCGTGACCGTCAGCGTGGACTTGGACGAAGTCGCGTTCTTTACGTCCATGTTCATGCCCAGTGCGACGATCGAATCGACCGCTCGGATGCGAACCGAACGTTATGCCGGTTTCTACCAGCCGGATTGA
- a CDS encoding vWA domain-containing protein, whose protein sequence is MNETLRNTAPNEKQPGTTVNALHRRVQRMPRGRRRGSVMALMAFILPLLALMAAFCVNLAHMQLTRTELIVATDAAARAGGRAFSEEQTVDAAKDAAVATALLNSVDGMPLQLRREDAANEIEFGSTSQPGGLGSRYYFTKVSTSDVAANQVIASAVRVNGRRDSSSLGGVIPLVFPKFFSRDYFEPTQRSVAMQVDRDISLVLDRSGSMEWLTWPDGDSPWNYDVYAEAADAGILYRSRGGYYYSRGEDQASFERWAWDNYFDYDVPPAVKWNSLVDAVEAFFDVLDDTPQSEQAAIASYASTGSRDSWLDPDFDVAMNAVDNLNTGGGTGIGRGMREGIKHFQHANARPFASKTMVVMTDGNHNTGEDPLDVAREFASTYNMTIHTVTFGSDANQSDMHDVAAACNGKHYHAESGEQLIAVFQEIANNLPTLLTE, encoded by the coding sequence ATGAACGAGACGCTCCGCAATACCGCTCCGAACGAGAAACAACCCGGTACAACCGTCAATGCGTTGCACCGGAGAGTTCAACGGATGCCACGTGGCCGACGACGTGGAAGCGTGATGGCCCTGATGGCCTTCATCCTGCCGTTGCTGGCGTTGATGGCGGCTTTCTGTGTGAACCTGGCACACATGCAATTGACGCGGACCGAGCTGATCGTCGCGACCGACGCGGCGGCTCGTGCCGGGGGTCGTGCGTTTAGCGAAGAACAGACGGTCGACGCCGCCAAAGATGCCGCCGTTGCCACCGCCTTGCTGAACAGTGTCGATGGGATGCCGTTACAGCTGCGTCGTGAAGATGCCGCCAATGAGATCGAATTCGGCAGCACGTCGCAGCCTGGTGGCCTGGGTAGCCGTTACTACTTCACCAAAGTTTCGACATCCGACGTGGCCGCCAACCAGGTGATCGCCAGTGCGGTTCGCGTCAATGGACGTCGCGATTCCAGTTCGCTGGGTGGCGTGATTCCGCTGGTGTTCCCCAAGTTCTTTTCGCGAGACTACTTTGAACCCACCCAACGTTCGGTCGCCATGCAGGTGGACCGGGACATCAGTTTGGTGCTGGACCGCAGCGGATCGATGGAATGGCTGACATGGCCCGATGGCGATTCGCCGTGGAACTATGACGTCTATGCCGAAGCGGCCGACGCGGGAATCCTGTATCGCAGCCGAGGTGGGTACTACTACAGCCGCGGCGAAGACCAGGCGTCGTTCGAACGCTGGGCCTGGGACAACTACTTCGATTACGACGTACCGCCGGCGGTGAAGTGGAACAGCCTTGTCGATGCCGTCGAAGCGTTCTTTGACGTTTTGGACGACACCCCACAAAGTGAACAAGCGGCGATCGCCAGTTACGCCAGCACCGGATCGCGTGATTCATGGCTGGACCCGGACTTTGACGTCGCGATGAATGCCGTTGACAACCTGAATACCGGTGGTGGAACAGGGATCGGCCGCGGCATGCGTGAAGGCATCAAGCACTTTCAACATGCCAACGCACGTCCGTTCGCATCAAAAACGATGGTGGTGATGACCGACGGGAACCACAACACGGGCGAAGACCCGTTGGACGTGGCTCGTGAATTTGCGTCGACCTACAACATGACCATTCACACGGTGACGTTTGGATCGGATGCCAACCAGTCCGACATGCACGACGTGGCTGCGGCCTGTAACGGTAAACACTATCACGCCGAGAGCGGCGAACAGTTGATCGCGGTTTTTCAAGAGATCGCGAACAATTTGCCGACGCTGTTGACCGAATAA
- a CDS encoding TadE/TadG family type IV pilus assembly protein, which produces MSGTIARTVPRRSRQHRRGTATVEAAIVLPVLLTLTLGTMDLCSLFFLRETVTLAAYEGARAGVGSEATNGDAIARVNEFLSQRDVETGGNAVSIAAPGFDGADTLENVTLTVTVPVSGNLLLPGSIYDGWTVSSSVTMRKEYANQD; this is translated from the coding sequence ATGTCCGGAACGATTGCCAGAACCGTGCCGCGTCGATCGCGTCAGCATCGCCGGGGGACTGCCACGGTGGAAGCCGCCATCGTGTTGCCCGTGCTGTTGACTTTGACACTGGGCACGATGGATTTGTGTTCGCTGTTTTTCCTTCGCGAAACCGTCACCTTGGCCGCCTATGAAGGTGCCCGAGCCGGTGTGGGATCCGAGGCCACCAACGGCGATGCGATCGCACGAGTCAACGAATTCCTGAGTCAACGCGACGTGGAAACCGGCGGCAACGCGGTGTCGATCGCGGCCCCTGGGTTCGACGGTGCGGACACTCTGGAAAACGTCACGCTGACCGTCACCGTGCCGGTCAGCGGCAATCTGTTGCTGCCGGGATCGATCTATGACGGCTGGACCGTTTCGTCCAGCGTCACGATGCGCAAAGAATACGCCAACCAGGATTGA